In Maridesulfovibrio sp., the genomic stretch TGTTGGTTCCAGTGTTAATGGCAACAGCCAGTTTGTCGAAGTGATGCATGATCTCAAGGACTTTCGTAGCAGTAGCTTGAGGCATACCAGCGACAACATCGACCCTCGCCAAGTGTGGGTCGGTGAGCTTATCCATCAGCGCCTGAGCGCTCATGCCGATGTCTGGGAGAGTTCCCAGCAAATGGATGAAATGAAGTTTGGTTTCAGAGATATAAACTGTGGCCACAAATACGTTGTCGGAAATTGCGGAGAGCAGTCCGTTGGCAATGTAATATGCGGCGAGTTGAGTATGTCCCTGAAGACTAAGTACGAATTCAATGATCGGGTGAAAGATTTCCTGATCGTGAATGACACCGACAATCGAGAAGAAAACTACCAGCAGTGCAGTAAAGGGCAGTGCTTCTTCAAAAGCCTTACCAAGCTGGTGTTCTTCGATATATCCGTTCATTGAGGTCAGGAAGATAATTACCGAGAGGCCGATAATACCGACTGCGGCAAGGTGAAAGGCAAGAGCTACAACCAGCCATACGCCGGTAATGCATTGAATGATCAGTCTTGTTTTTCCATCCTGGCCCTGTTTTTCTTCCATTTTTACTGCAGTTTCAAGCAGGTGTGAGCGGATATTGCCGGGAAGTTTTGCGCCGTATCCGAAAAGATGGAATTTTTCCACGGTCATGCAGGTAAGCAGTCCAATGCAGAGTACCGGAATGGAAACTGGCATGACTTCCAGAAAGAAGTCGACAAAATGCCAGCCCATTTCCCCGCCGATTAGCAGGTTCTGGGGTTCACCGACAAGTGTGCAGACTCCGCCCAGTGCTGTTCCGACTGCACCGTGCATCATAAGGTTGCGCAGGAAGGCCCTGAATTCTTTCAGATCTGCACGGTTCTTATCGACAACTGCCTGATCGTTACAGAGGTCATGCTCGCATTGCAAAGTCTTGCCTGAAGCGAATCTGTGGTAAATATTGTAGAAACTGTATGCTACAGCGATAATGACCGCGGTTACGGTCAGCGCATCCAGAAAAGCGGAAAGAAATGCTCCGGCGAAACAGAACATCAGGGAAATGGCGATTTTTGAGCGTACCCGAACCAGAATACGGGTAAAGGTGAATTGCAGGAATTCTTTCATGAAGTAGATACCTGCAACCATAAAGATCAGCAGCAGGATAACTTCAAAGTTGTTCATCGCTTCATGGTAAACCGTCTCAGCAGAAGTCATTCCAAGCATTACAGCTTCAATTGCCAGCAGCCCGCCTGCCGGGAGAGGGTAACACTTGAGAGCCATCGCCAGGGTAAAAATAAATTCAGCGATCAGCGCCCAGCCCGCTATCTGCGACCCTGCGGTGAACATAAGAATTGGGTTGATGATCAGAAACGCCAAAATAACTTTTTTGTACCACTTTGGAGCGTGGCCTAAAAAGTTATTACCGAGTGATTGCAGAAAAGTAGGCTGCATCATTATCTCCTTTTATGATTCATGGCCGGATATTGCGCGGCAGTAATTGTTTATTGTCGTATTCTCCGGCTTGTTTTGCGGTATTCTTGGAAATTGGAGGAAGGCCCGTGTAGTGGTGGACGAACCTTCCTCCTGGGAGTGTTAATAAAGTATCATCAGAGCGGAAATCATGACGGCCATGTAAAGGATGGTCATACCTGTCCCGGCCCGGACATAATCAACTGTTTTGTATCCGCCGGGTCTCATTATCAGGGCGTTAACCTGATGGGTGGGCAGTACAAATGTATTTGAAGCTGCCACGGCGACAGTCAATGCAGCTATTCGTGGATCTACCCCTGCTCCCAATGCCATGTTCATGGACAATGGAACCAGCAGGACAGTTGCTCCTACGTTTGAGGCCACCAGTGTGAAGAACGAAGTCAAGGCACCGATAACTGTCAGCAGGACCAAAGCTGAGGGATGGCCTAAGGCGGCCATGATCGTATCGGCTATGAATTTCGCGGCACCGGTGTTTTCAAAAGCCATGCCCAGAGGAATAAGACCACCGAGCAGGAAAACTGTCATCCAGTCAACAGACTGATAGGCTTCGTCAATTGAAAGTACTTTTGTCAGGACCATTCCCAGAGCTCCGGTGAGCAGGGCAATGGAAAGCTGAATGTGCAGACCGAGTATCATGCACAGGGAGACTGCCAGCCACATGAGAGCCAGCTTGGCTTTATCCGTGCGCAGGATTTCGCCCTTTACTTCTTCAGTGAAGACAAAGTCGGGGCGGTCTTTGAGCATATGAAACATTTCCCAGCGGCCATGAAGCAGCAATGCATCACCGGATTCAAGACGTAAATCGGTCAATCCGCTGATAAAAAGCTTCTCACCCCTGAAAATTGCGATTGGAGAAACCTGAAAACGGTTGCGGATGCCCAGTGTACGCAGGGTCTCGCCGACAAGCTCGGAACGGGGGGTAATAATACCTTCCATCAGTCCGGCATTGTTGGGGGAGAGTTCTTCAGCAAAGGTTTCAATGTCTTTCTTAAGTGTCCAACCGTAATCAACTGCCATGCGCTGCACGAAATCAATGGGACCAACTACAGCGAGATGATCACCGGGTTGAATCACTTCATGGGCAGCGGGCGCGATCTTGTGGTTCTTTCCACGTTCGCGGGCGATGGCGACGATGGTTGAAAAATAAAGAGGACGCAGTTCAAGGTTCATGAGATCGCGGTCGCAATTCCAAGTTTCCGGGACATGAACTTCATATAAAGAGCCGATGCCCCCATATGTGTTGGACAGCAGTTCAGACATAGGGCCAGATGCCTCGGCTACATTCTTGTTGGGCAGAATGAAGCGGCCCATAATCATGAAATAGACGAGTGCGGCAACGAGCAGACAGATACCGATGGGGGTGACCCCAAACATTCCGAAGGGCTCATAATGCTTACCACCGACAACCATAAGGTCGTTGAGCAGAATCAATGGGCTGGAGCCGACAAGTGTCAGACAGCCACCGATAATCGCACAAAAGCCCATAGGCATGAGCAGTCGGCCTACCGGTACGCCGGTTTGGTTGCCGATTCGTTTTGCTGCGGGCAGAAACAGGGCGGCGGCCCCGATGTTCTGCATGAATCCGGAAATGATGGCTACCGTACCGGCAATAAGTGACATGATTCTGGTTTCACTTTTGCCTGCGAATTTAAGGATAACCCGTGCCAGTGAATTCATTACGCCGGTCTTGTCTAATCCGGCTCCGATAATGATAACTGCGATGATGGAGACGACAGCATTACTGCTTAAGCCGCTAATGGCCTGTTTAGGAGTAACAAGCCCGAGAAGTGGCAGTAATACCATCATGATGATGCCGACGACGTCGACCCTTACCCACTCGAATATGAAAAGCAGCACCGCAAAAGCCAGTACTGCCATTACTAGAAGAATTTCTGGAGTCATAAGTATCCCTATTAGTCTGCGAGACAGTATTAAATCCGGGGTTACCCGACTCTAAGTGTCGCTCGTGTGTAAACCGGAATGGTAGCTGCCGCATTTTTATTGCGGACATCGTCTTCCATCACATAGCGCAGCTCTTCGTCCTGAATGTGGAGTTCGGCTACAACAGCATCTTCGTCACCTTGCTTAACAACGTGAGCGAAGCAGAGACCGGCTTCCTCTGCCCTTGAAGAGAAAGATGAGATATTCTCTTCGGATTTGGAGCAGAAGTCGCCAAAATTTGAACCCCGTTCATCCAGATTCAGGGCTATGAGACTGCTGTTTGTTCTTGCAGCCATTTCAACTGCATAGTTGACGACTCTACCGGAGAAAGCTGCACCCTTGCTGACTACAAGAATTTTGCTGCCTGCACAGGTGCAATCGGAAAGATTGTTTGCCAGAGTCTCATTTTCCTCTTTAGAAACTTCAGATTTTCCGCTGTTGGTTAAAATGCGGTTTAATAAAGTTTTCAAGAAAACCTCCCTCTCTTTAGGGTCAGCCAAAGCTTGATCCCGGTTGATGGCCCATGCGCCAACATTACAGGTATTGCACTGATTTGCTGCTTTTGTTGCATAAAAGCGTTCCAAAAGACCGAAGAATCCTTGTTTCGTGGCCATGGTTCCTCCTGATAGTTGTTTCCTTCCTAAGATGCCCCTACTAGATCAATATCCATGCCAAGGTTTCTTTTATATCTAAGTTACTAAAAATAAAGGATTTGTATAATAGTAGACATTTAACGTGTTATACTGCCGTTGCTATTTGCAACAAAGTTTGTGTTTGAAATGGAAGTTTAAGCGAAAACGTCTTGAGCATGGGATTAAAGCCTATGTTGCTATTTGCAACAAATATTGGTGGCGATCTGTACTGTTTAGAGCATTAATTTGAGAACATTTCTGAGATATGAAAATATGAAATCAAGGAGAACTGGCTTTTAATAGGCATTAGTTGCCGATACAAGATAGATTGTGCAAAAAAGTACATGTGTGGAGATGTTTGTTTCATAATGCAACATTAACAGCGGCCTTTATTAATGATATTAGTGAAGAATAGTAAAAAAATTCTATCCTATCTGAGTATATTTTAAATGTTTTTGCAGGGATCCTGCGGAGGTCTTTATGAAGTGGTTTGGCAGGAAGAATGTCGAAAGGACGCGGCCTGAAGAGAATGAGGCTGATTCCGCTGAAGGGGTGGATAACATAACCGAGAGCGTTGCTGATGAAATTTATAACCGTGTTGAATCGGCAGACCTTCCTGCTCATATTTTGGATGCGGCCCGTGACGAATGTGAACGCCTTCTCAAGAGCGATAGTGCCTCCCCCGATTTCGCCATTTCACATGCTTATCTGGAATTTATACTTTCCCTTCCCTGGAATGAGACAACTAAAGATGACCTTGATATTCAAAGGGCTGCAAATATTCTTGATGCCCGCCATTATGGACTGAACAATGTAAAAGAACGAATTCTTGAATTCCTTGCAGTTAAGAATCTGCGAAGCCGGATCAGCCCGAACCTTATTATTGTTGATGATGAAATAATTGCCCGCGAGAATCTTTCCATAATTTTCGAGCATGAAGGCTTCACCGTGCGCTCTGTTGGTAACGGCCTGGAAGCTGTGTCCGCTATGGAGAAAGAGGTCGCGGATATTGTGATAACTGATTTGAAAATGGACGGTATGGACGGTCTTGAACTATTGGAAGTGCTTCGTAACCGCTGGCCCGATACCGGGGTGATCATGCTAACCGGCTATGCAACGGTGAAGACTGCCGTAGACGCTATGAAGAGAGGCGCCGACCAGTATCTTGGCAAACCGGTCAACCTGAACCGTTTGCGTGAATATGTTCAGGATTTATTAGCGCGTAATCAGCGTATCCAGGGCTTACACGGTCCGGTTCTTTGTTTCAGCGGCCCTCCCGGAACAGGAAAAACATCTATCGGAAAGGCCATTGCAGAGTCGCTGGGCCGCAAGTTTATTACTATTTCTCTGGCCGGGCTGCGTGATGAGTCCGAGTTGCGGGGGCACCGTAGAACTTATGTTGGAGCCATGGCTGGAAGGATATTGCAGAGTATCCGTAAATCAGGTGTTCGCAACCCGGTTATCATGCTTGATGAGATAGATAAAATTGTACAAAGTTTTCAAGGTGATGCCACCTCTGTCCTTCTGGAGATGCTTGATCCTCAGCAAAATTCAGGTTTTGTCGATAATTACCTTGGGTTGCCATTCGATCTCTCAGGTGTGTTATTTATAGCCACAGCCAATGTTGTTGAGCGTATACCGGCCCCCCTGCGCGACAGGATGGAGATGATTGAATTTTCCAGCTACACTCCCGGTGAGAAATTGCAGATTGCGCAGAATTATATGCTTCCGGAACAATTGCTGAAGCACGGTTTTGCCGCGGATGAAGTATCGCCTTCAGCCGACGCTTTGAGAATGTTGATAGCAGATTACACTCATGAAGCCGGATTACGTGGTTTAGATAAACAGATAGCTTCACTTTGCCGTAAAATGGCAAGGCGAAGGCTGGACGGCCGTGCAGAGGAGCGTCCTATAAAAATTTCAGCGCAGGAATTGCCCGGAATAATGGGGCCGCCTCCCCATTTTAGTACAACAGTTAGCAGTGTCCTTAAATCCGGGGTGGCCACCGGGCTTGTCTGGTCCGAAAACGGTGGGGAAGTTATCTTTGTTGAAACTGTGCGCATGCATGGCAGCAAAAATCTTCTGCTGACAGGCTCATTGGGGGAAGTTCTGAGGGAGTCGGCCCAGACTGCTCTGAGTTTTCTGCGGGCGAATGCAGGCAAATTCGGTATTTCCGAAAATTTCTTTGAGACATCGGATATCCATGTCCATATCCCGTCGGGGGCCGTTACCAAGGAAGGTCCATCAGCCGGCGTGACTATTGCCGTGGCAATACTTTCTCAGCTGACAGGACGATGCGTCTATCAGGATATGGCTTTCAGCGGTGAAATATCTTTGCACGGAGATGTACTTCCTGTGGGCGGAGTACGTGAAAAGATTATGGCTGCGGTCCGCTCCGGTGTAAAAACTGTTGTCCTGCCGGAAAAATGTGCATCCGCTCTCGATCAGCTCGATAGTGAAGTGCTGGAAGGGTTGGAGATCAGGCTTGTTTCCAGACTGGAAGATGCTCTGGAAGCAGCGTTGACCTAGTCTCCCTTCTCAAGGCCAAGACGTTTCATCTTGCGCCATAGGGAAACCCGATCAATTCCGAGTATCTTGGCTGCCTGAGTTTTGTTTCCGTTTGTAGCCAGCATGACTTTTTCTATATG encodes the following:
- the nhaB gene encoding sodium/proton antiporter NhaB, encoding MQPTFLQSLGNNFLGHAPKWYKKVILAFLIINPILMFTAGSQIAGWALIAEFIFTLAMALKCYPLPAGGLLAIEAVMLGMTSAETVYHEAMNNFEVILLLIFMVAGIYFMKEFLQFTFTRILVRVRSKIAISLMFCFAGAFLSAFLDALTVTAVIIAVAYSFYNIYHRFASGKTLQCEHDLCNDQAVVDKNRADLKEFRAFLRNLMMHGAVGTALGGVCTLVGEPQNLLIGGEMGWHFVDFFLEVMPVSIPVLCIGLLTCMTVEKFHLFGYGAKLPGNIRSHLLETAVKMEEKQGQDGKTRLIIQCITGVWLVVALAFHLAAVGIIGLSVIIFLTSMNGYIEEHQLGKAFEEALPFTALLVVFFSIVGVIHDQEIFHPIIEFVLSLQGHTQLAAYYIANGLLSAISDNVFVATVYISETKLHFIHLLGTLPDIGMSAQALMDKLTDPHLARVDVVAGMPQATATKVLEIMHHFDKLAVAINTGTNIPSVATPNGQAAFLFLLTSALAPVIRLSYGRMVMLALPYTITMSLTGLLAVNYFL
- a CDS encoding SLC13 family permease codes for the protein MTPEILLVMAVLAFAVLLFIFEWVRVDVVGIIMMVLLPLLGLVTPKQAISGLSSNAVVSIIAVIIIGAGLDKTGVMNSLARVILKFAGKSETRIMSLIAGTVAIISGFMQNIGAAALFLPAAKRIGNQTGVPVGRLLMPMGFCAIIGGCLTLVGSSPLILLNDLMVVGGKHYEPFGMFGVTPIGICLLVAALVYFMIMGRFILPNKNVAEASGPMSELLSNTYGGIGSLYEVHVPETWNCDRDLMNLELRPLYFSTIVAIARERGKNHKIAPAAHEVIQPGDHLAVVGPIDFVQRMAVDYGWTLKKDIETFAEELSPNNAGLMEGIITPRSELVGETLRTLGIRNRFQVSPIAIFRGEKLFISGLTDLRLESGDALLLHGRWEMFHMLKDRPDFVFTEEVKGEILRTDKAKLALMWLAVSLCMILGLHIQLSIALLTGALGMVLTKVLSIDEAYQSVDWMTVFLLGGLIPLGMAFENTGAAKFIADTIMAALGHPSALVLLTVIGALTSFFTLVASNVGATVLLVPLSMNMALGAGVDPRIAALTVAVAASNTFVLPTHQVNALIMRPGGYKTVDYVRAGTGMTILYMAVMISALMILY
- a CDS encoding S16 family serine protease — its product is MKWFGRKNVERTRPEENEADSAEGVDNITESVADEIYNRVESADLPAHILDAARDECERLLKSDSASPDFAISHAYLEFILSLPWNETTKDDLDIQRAANILDARHYGLNNVKERILEFLAVKNLRSRISPNLIIVDDEIIARENLSIIFEHEGFTVRSVGNGLEAVSAMEKEVADIVITDLKMDGMDGLELLEVLRNRWPDTGVIMLTGYATVKTAVDAMKRGADQYLGKPVNLNRLREYVQDLLARNQRIQGLHGPVLCFSGPPGTGKTSIGKAIAESLGRKFITISLAGLRDESELRGHRRTYVGAMAGRILQSIRKSGVRNPVIMLDEIDKIVQSFQGDATSVLLEMLDPQQNSGFVDNYLGLPFDLSGVLFIATANVVERIPAPLRDRMEMIEFSSYTPGEKLQIAQNYMLPEQLLKHGFAADEVSPSADALRMLIADYTHEAGLRGLDKQIASLCRKMARRRLDGRAEERPIKISAQELPGIMGPPPHFSTTVSSVLKSGVATGLVWSENGGEVIFVETVRMHGSKNLLLTGSLGEVLRESAQTALSFLRANAGKFGISENFFETSDIHVHIPSGAVTKEGPSAGVTIAVAILSQLTGRCVYQDMAFSGEISLHGDVLPVGGVREKIMAAVRSGVKTVVLPEKCASALDQLDSEVLEGLEIRLVSRLEDALEAALT